The Streptomyces nitrosporeus genome includes a window with the following:
- the cydB gene encoding cytochrome d ubiquinol oxidase subunit II has translation MELHDVWFVLIAVLWTGYFFLEGFDFGIGILTKLLARDRRERRVLINTIGPVWDGNEVWLLSAGGATFAAFPEWYATLFSGFYLPLLVILVCLILRGVAFEYRAKRPEERWQTNWEHTIFWTSLIPAVLWGVAFGNIVRGVKIDAGMEYVGSLWDLLNPYALLGGAVTLFLFTFHGAVFAGLKTAGDIRRRAGALAVRLGAVTAVLALVFLVLTQIANGDRWSLAALIVAAMSLTAAIAAIAAGREGWSFGLSGLAIAATVAMLFLTLFPNVMPSSLDDAWNLTVTNASSSSYTLTIMTWCAGIATPVVLLYQGWTYWVFRKRIGTQHIAE, from the coding sequence ATGGAACTCCACGACGTCTGGTTCGTGCTCATAGCCGTCCTGTGGACCGGTTACTTCTTCCTGGAGGGCTTCGACTTCGGTATCGGGATCCTCACCAAGCTGCTGGCCCGTGACCGCAGGGAACGCCGGGTCCTGATCAACACGATCGGCCCGGTCTGGGACGGGAACGAGGTCTGGCTGCTCAGTGCCGGCGGCGCCACCTTCGCCGCCTTCCCCGAGTGGTACGCCACGCTGTTCTCCGGGTTCTACCTGCCGCTGCTGGTCATCCTCGTCTGCCTGATCCTGCGCGGGGTCGCCTTCGAGTACCGGGCGAAGCGGCCGGAGGAGCGCTGGCAGACCAACTGGGAGCACACGATCTTCTGGACGTCGCTGATCCCTGCCGTGCTCTGGGGCGTGGCCTTCGGGAACATCGTCCGGGGCGTGAAGATCGACGCCGGCATGGAGTACGTCGGCAGCCTCTGGGACCTGCTCAACCCGTACGCGCTCCTGGGCGGTGCGGTCACCCTCTTCCTCTTCACCTTCCACGGCGCGGTGTTCGCCGGGCTCAAGACCGCCGGGGACATCCGGCGGCGGGCCGGGGCCCTCGCCGTCAGGCTGGGCGCCGTGACCGCCGTGCTCGCGCTGGTCTTCCTCGTCCTGACGCAGATCGCCAACGGTGACCGCTGGAGCCTGGCCGCCCTGATCGTCGCCGCGATGTCCCTGACCGCCGCGATCGCCGCCATCGCGGCGGGGCGCGAGGGGTGGTCGTTCGGGCTGTCGGGGCTGGCCATCGCGGCCACGGTGGCGATGCTCTTCCTGACGCTCTTCCCGAACGTGATGCCCTCGTCGCTGGACGACGCCTGGAACCTCACGGTCACCAACGCCTCCTCCAGCAGCTACACCCTCACGATCATGACCTGGTGCGCGGGCATCGCCACTCCGGTGGTGCTGCTCTACCAGGGCTGGACGTACTGGGTGTTCCGCAAGCGCATCGGCACCCAGCACATCGCCGAGTAG
- the cydD gene encoding thiol reductant ABC exporter subunit CydD translates to MKPIDPRLLRYARTTRFFLVAVVALGVAGAALVIAQAMLVAEIVVGGFEKGLSADGLRTPLLLLVAVALGRALVAWMTERAAYRAGAAVKSELRGRLMARAAQLGPGWLDGQRTGSLVALATRGIDALDDYFSRYLPQLGLAVVVPVAVLARIVTEDWVSAAIIVVTLPLIPVFMILIGWATQSRMDRQWRLLSRLSGHFLDVVAGLPTLKVFGRAKAQAESIRAITSQYRRATLRTLRIAFLSSFALELLATLSVALVAVTIGMRLVHGELDLYTGLVVLVLAPEAYLPIRQVGAQYHAAAEGLSAAEEIFAVLETELPEGGTQAVPSSPRIELDGVSVRHPGRAEPSLGAVSLVVEPGETVALTGPSGAGKSTLLQVVLGFTRPDTGQVRIGGTDLAALSPEAWRERIAWVPQHPHLFAGTIGENVRLARPGADDAAVETALRQAGALDFVSALPDGVRTPIGEDGAGLSAGQRQRLALARAFLADRPLLLLDEPTANLDGETEEGIVDAVRRLAEGRTVLLVVHRPALLSVADRVVALEPPAAGAVAHGGAPVSAPVAVAAGSGDAGRPGPEPAPLRETAPRAGGHVLARVREAAGAERGKLGLALLLGSLAVGSSVGLMAVSGWLISRASEHPPVMYLMVAVTATRAFGIGRAVFRYAERLVSHDTVLRMLAELRVAVFRGLERVAPAGLRTSRRGDLLTRLVQDVDALQDYWLRWLLPVGTAVVVGAGAVGFTGWLLPEAGAVLAVGLLLAGVGVPVLSGACARHAERRLAPARAALSVRITDLLGGTAELTVAGALPERQRQVREADTVLTRIASRAATATALGGGLSALICGLSVVAAAAVALPAVREGRLAGVELAVIVLTPLAAFEAVTGLPLAVQYRRRIERSAERVFDVLDAPLPVHEPAEPAEAPASPFPLVLRGLSARYEGAGRDALDGVGLTLTPGRRVAVVGASGSGKTTLAQVLLRFLDARAGTYSLGGVEASALDGDTVRGFVGLCAQDAHVFDSSVRENLRLARPDATDGDLDDALRRARLLEWVRSLPDGIDTLVGEHGARLSGGQRQRLALARALLAGFPVLVLDEPAEHLDLATADALTADLLDATRGRATVLITHRLAGLDTVDEVLVLDEGRVVQRGTYGELAAQDGPLRGMLERERRQAGPEPVMA, encoded by the coding sequence GTGAAACCGATCGATCCGCGCCTGCTCCGGTACGCCCGTACCACCCGCTTCTTCCTGGTGGCCGTGGTGGCGCTGGGAGTGGCCGGGGCGGCTCTGGTGATCGCCCAGGCCATGCTCGTCGCCGAGATCGTGGTGGGCGGCTTCGAGAAGGGGCTGTCCGCCGACGGGCTCCGCACCCCGCTCCTCCTGCTCGTCGCGGTGGCACTGGGCCGGGCCCTCGTCGCCTGGATGACGGAACGTGCCGCGTACCGGGCCGGTGCCGCGGTCAAGTCCGAGCTCCGCGGCCGGCTCATGGCGCGGGCCGCGCAGCTCGGACCGGGGTGGCTCGACGGGCAGCGGACCGGGTCCCTGGTCGCGCTGGCCACCCGGGGGATCGACGCGCTCGACGACTACTTCTCGCGCTACCTCCCGCAGCTCGGCCTGGCCGTCGTCGTGCCGGTCGCGGTGCTCGCGAGGATCGTCACCGAGGACTGGGTCTCGGCGGCGATCATCGTGGTGACGCTGCCCCTCATCCCGGTCTTCATGATTCTCATCGGCTGGGCCACCCAGTCACGGATGGACCGCCAGTGGCGGCTGCTGTCACGGCTCTCCGGGCACTTCCTCGACGTGGTCGCCGGCCTCCCCACCCTGAAGGTCTTCGGGCGGGCCAAGGCACAGGCCGAGTCGATCCGCGCCATCACCTCGCAGTACCGCCGCGCCACCCTCAGGACGCTGCGGATCGCCTTCCTCTCCTCCTTCGCGCTGGAGTTGCTGGCGACGCTGTCGGTGGCTCTGGTCGCGGTGACCATCGGCATGCGGCTCGTCCACGGCGAACTCGACCTCTACACCGGGCTGGTCGTCCTCGTCCTCGCCCCGGAGGCGTACCTCCCGATCAGGCAGGTCGGGGCCCAGTACCACGCGGCGGCGGAGGGGCTCTCGGCCGCGGAGGAGATCTTCGCGGTCCTGGAGACCGAGCTGCCCGAGGGCGGGACCCAGGCCGTCCCGTCCTCGCCGCGGATCGAGCTGGACGGTGTGTCCGTCCGGCACCCGGGGCGTGCCGAACCCTCACTCGGCGCGGTCTCCCTCGTGGTGGAACCGGGGGAGACCGTCGCCCTCACCGGACCCAGCGGAGCCGGCAAGTCGACGCTCCTCCAGGTCGTGCTGGGGTTCACCCGGCCCGACACCGGACAGGTGCGGATCGGCGGTACGGACCTGGCCGCCCTGTCGCCCGAAGCCTGGCGCGAGCGGATCGCCTGGGTACCCCAGCACCCCCACCTCTTCGCCGGGACCATCGGGGAGAACGTGCGCCTGGCGCGCCCCGGCGCGGACGACGCCGCGGTGGAGACGGCCCTGCGGCAGGCCGGGGCCCTGGACTTCGTGTCGGCCCTGCCCGACGGGGTGCGGACACCGATCGGGGAGGACGGTGCCGGTCTCTCGGCCGGCCAGCGCCAGCGGCTCGCACTCGCCCGGGCCTTCCTCGCCGACCGGCCGCTGCTGCTGCTGGACGAGCCGACGGCGAATCTGGACGGGGAGACGGAAGAGGGAATCGTCGACGCGGTACGCAGGCTGGCCGAGGGGCGCACGGTGCTCCTGGTGGTCCACCGGCCGGCCCTGCTGTCGGTGGCCGACCGGGTGGTGGCCCTGGAGCCGCCGGCCGCCGGGGCGGTGGCCCACGGCGGAGCACCCGTGTCCGCGCCGGTGGCCGTGGCGGCCGGGTCCGGGGACGCCGGCCGGCCGGGACCGGAGCCCGCGCCGCTGCGGGAGACGGCCCCCCGGGCCGGGGGCCATGTGCTCGCGCGGGTCAGGGAGGCCGCGGGCGCCGAACGCGGAAAGCTAGGGCTGGCCCTGCTGCTGGGCAGCCTCGCCGTCGGCTCGTCCGTCGGTCTCATGGCGGTGTCCGGCTGGCTGATCTCCCGTGCCTCGGAGCACCCGCCGGTGATGTACCTGATGGTGGCGGTCACCGCGACCAGGGCCTTCGGGATCGGCAGGGCGGTCTTCCGCTACGCGGAGCGGCTGGTCTCCCACGACACGGTGCTCAGGATGCTGGCCGAGCTGAGGGTCGCGGTGTTCCGGGGGCTGGAGCGTGTCGCCCCCGCGGGTCTGCGTACGTCCCGGAGGGGGGACCTGCTGACCCGGCTGGTGCAGGACGTGGACGCGCTCCAGGACTACTGGCTGCGCTGGCTGCTCCCCGTGGGGACCGCGGTGGTGGTCGGGGCCGGAGCCGTCGGGTTCACCGGATGGCTGCTCCCGGAGGCCGGTGCGGTACTGGCCGTGGGGCTGCTCCTGGCGGGGGTGGGCGTGCCGGTGCTGAGCGGTGCCTGCGCGCGGCACGCGGAGCGCAGGCTGGCGCCGGCCAGGGCGGCGCTGTCCGTGCGGATCACCGATCTGCTCGGGGGCACGGCCGAACTGACCGTCGCGGGTGCGCTCCCGGAGCGGCAGCGGCAGGTACGCGAGGCGGACACGGTCCTCACCCGGATCGCCTCGCGCGCCGCGACGGCGACCGCGCTCGGCGGTGGTCTCTCTGCACTGATCTGCGGTCTGAGCGTCGTCGCGGCCGCCGCCGTCGCACTGCCGGCGGTACGGGAGGGGCGGCTGGCCGGGGTGGAACTGGCTGTCATCGTCCTCACCCCTCTCGCGGCCTTCGAGGCCGTCACCGGGCTGCCGCTCGCCGTGCAGTACCGCCGGCGGATCGAACGCAGCGCGGAACGGGTCTTCGACGTGCTGGACGCCCCGCTCCCGGTACACGAGCCCGCCGAGCCGGCCGAGGCGCCCGCCTCCCCCTTCCCGCTGGTCCTGCGAGGGCTCTCTGCCCGGTACGAAGGAGCGGGACGCGACGCGCTGGACGGCGTCGGCCTGACGCTGACCCCGGGCCGGCGGGTGGCGGTGGTGGGGGCGTCCGGTTCCGGCAAGACCACGCTCGCGCAGGTGCTGCTCCGCTTCCTGGACGCGCGGGCGGGGACGTACAGCCTGGGCGGGGTGGAGGCGTCCGCGCTGGACGGCGACACGGTCCGGGGGTTCGTCGGGCTGTGCGCCCAGGACGCCCATGTCTTCGACAGCTCCGTACGGGAGAACCTGCGCCTCGCACGGCCCGACGCGACGGACGGCGACCTGGACGACGCCCTTCGCCGGGCGCGCCTGCTGGAGTGGGTCAGGTCCCTGCCGGACGGCATCGACACCCTGGTGGGCGAGCACGGGGCCCGGCTGTCGGGCGGTCAGCGGCAGCGGCTGGCGCTGGCCCGTGCCCTGCTCGCGGGCTTCCCGGTGCTGGTCCTGGACGAGCCCGCGGAGCACCTCGACCTGGCCACCGCCGACGCGCTGACCGCGGACCTGCTGGATGCCACCCGGGGCCGGGCCACCGTGCTGATCACGCACCGGCTGGCCGGTCTGGACACCGTCGACGAGGTCCTGGTGCTCGACGAGGGCCGTGTGGTGCAGCGCGGGACGTACGGGGAACTGGCTGCCCAGGACGGTCCCCTGCGCGGGATGCTGGAGAGGGAGCGCCGGCAGGCGGGCCCGGAACCCGTCATGGCGTAG
- the hisC gene encoding histidinol-phosphate transaminase, with protein MSEKSPKLRAELDGVPAYVPGKPAAAGGPVAFKLSSNENPYPPLPGVMDSVLAAAADFNRYPDMACTGLMNELSARFGVPVSHLATGTGSVGVAQQLLQATSGPGDEVVYAWRSFEAYPIITQVSGATSVKVPLTEDEVHDLDAMAGAITDRTRMIFVCNPNNPTGTVVRRAELERFLDRVPDDVLVVLDEAYREFVRDTEVPDGIEIYRDRPNVAVLRTFSKAYGLAGLRVGFAVAHEPVAAALRKTAVPFGVSQVAQEAAIASLRAEDELLGRVGSLVGERTRVRDGLVRQGWTVPESQANFVWLRLGDRTLDFAAACEEAGVVVRPFAGEGVRVTIGETEANDVFLKVTESYRKEL; from the coding sequence GTGAGCGAGAAGAGCCCCAAGCTGCGCGCCGAACTGGACGGTGTCCCCGCCTATGTGCCGGGCAAGCCCGCGGCGGCCGGCGGGCCGGTCGCCTTCAAGCTGTCCTCCAACGAGAACCCGTATCCGCCGCTGCCGGGGGTGATGGACTCGGTGCTCGCCGCGGCCGCGGACTTCAACCGGTACCCGGACATGGCCTGCACGGGGCTGATGAACGAGCTGTCGGCCCGGTTCGGTGTCCCGGTGTCGCACCTGGCCACCGGGACCGGTTCGGTCGGTGTGGCGCAGCAGCTGCTCCAGGCGACCTCCGGCCCCGGGGACGAGGTCGTCTACGCCTGGCGCTCCTTCGAGGCGTACCCGATCATCACCCAGGTCAGCGGCGCCACCTCGGTCAAGGTGCCGCTGACCGAGGACGAGGTGCACGACCTCGACGCGATGGCCGGCGCGATCACCGACCGGACGCGGATGATCTTCGTCTGCAACCCGAACAACCCGACCGGCACGGTGGTGCGCAGGGCGGAGCTGGAGCGGTTCCTGGACCGGGTCCCGGACGATGTACTGGTGGTGCTGGACGAGGCGTACCGGGAGTTCGTCCGGGACACCGAGGTGCCGGACGGTATCGAGATCTACCGGGACCGGCCCAATGTCGCGGTACTGCGGACCTTCTCCAAGGCGTACGGGCTGGCGGGTCTGCGGGTCGGCTTCGCGGTGGCGCACGAGCCGGTCGCGGCGGCACTGCGCAAGACGGCCGTTCCCTTCGGGGTCAGCCAGGTCGCCCAGGAGGCCGCGATCGCCTCCCTGCGCGCGGAGGACGAGCTGCTGGGGCGGGTCGGTTCGCTGGTCGGTGAGCGGACCCGGGTGCGGGACGGGCTGGTGCGCCAGGGCTGGACCGTTCCGGAGTCGCAGGCTAACTTCGTCTGGCTGCGCCTGGGCGACCGCACACTCGACTTCGCCGCCGCGTGCGAGGAGGCGGGCGTGGTGGTCCGGCCGTTCGCGGGCGAGGGCGTACGGGTCACGATCGGTGAGACCGAGGCCAACGACGTCTTCCTGAAGGTGACGGAGTCGTACCGCAAGGAGCTGTAG
- a CDS encoding LacI family DNA-binding transcriptional regulator, whose protein sequence is MTAAGKHQVSRTETPRQSGRQARAGIRDVAAAAGVSITTVSDALNGKGRLPDATRRHVREVAERLGYRPSAAARTLRTGRSGLIGLTVTTYGDEPFTFTEFAYFAEMARAATSAALARGYALVILPATSRHDVWANVALDGTVVIDPSDQDPVVAELVRQGLPVVSDGRPAGTLPVTAWVDNDHRAAVLDLLDHLAAAGARRIGLLTGTTTDTYTHLSTSAYLHWCERVGQDPVYESYPAHDPCAGAVAADRLLARPDRPDAVYGLFDPNGTDLLAAARRYGLRVPEDLLLVCCSESTVYAATEPPITTLSLKPRRIGTAVVQLLIDAIEGVEHDGPVEQVIPTELIVRTSSQRRPPRTTVSAPRSPAGD, encoded by the coding sequence ATGACAGCAGCAGGGAAGCACCAGGTGAGCCGGACAGAGACGCCCCGGCAGAGCGGCCGGCAGGCACGGGCGGGCATCCGGGATGTCGCCGCGGCGGCCGGGGTCTCCATCACGACCGTCTCCGACGCCCTCAACGGCAAGGGCAGGCTGCCGGACGCCACCCGCCGCCACGTACGCGAGGTCGCCGAAAGACTGGGTTACCGCCCGTCCGCCGCGGCCCGCACCCTCCGCACGGGCAGATCGGGTCTCATCGGTCTGACGGTGACCACATACGGGGATGAACCTTTCACCTTCACGGAGTTCGCCTACTTCGCGGAGATGGCCAGGGCCGCCACGTCGGCGGCGCTCGCCCGGGGGTACGCCCTCGTCATCCTCCCCGCCACCTCACGCCACGACGTCTGGGCGAACGTGGCCCTCGACGGCACCGTGGTCATCGACCCGTCCGACCAGGACCCCGTGGTCGCCGAACTGGTCCGCCAAGGCCTCCCGGTCGTCTCCGACGGCCGGCCCGCCGGGACCCTGCCCGTCACCGCCTGGGTGGACAACGACCACCGGGCGGCCGTGCTCGACCTCCTGGACCACCTCGCGGCGGCGGGGGCGCGCCGGATCGGCCTGCTGACCGGCACCACCACCGACACCTACACCCATCTGTCCACGAGCGCCTACCTCCACTGGTGCGAGCGGGTCGGACAGGACCCGGTCTACGAGTCCTACCCGGCCCACGACCCCTGCGCGGGGGCCGTCGCCGCCGACCGGCTGCTGGCCCGGCCCGACCGGCCCGACGCCGTCTACGGCCTCTTCGACCCCAACGGGACCGACCTGCTGGCCGCGGCCCGCCGGTACGGCCTGCGCGTCCCCGAGGACCTGCTGCTGGTCTGCTGCAGCGAGTCGACGGTGTACGCGGCGACCGAACCGCCGATCACGACGCTCTCGCTCAAACCGCGCAGGATCGGCACCGCGGTCGTCCAGCTCCTCATCGACGCCATCGAGGGCGTGGAACACGACGGGCCGGTCGAGCAGGTGATACCGACGGAACTCATCGTCCGGACGTCCTCGCAGCGACGGCCGCCCCGCACGACGGTCAGCGCACCACGCTCCCCCGCCGGGGACTGA
- a CDS encoding cytochrome ubiquinol oxidase subunit I, whose translation MDLALAPETLARWQFGITTVYHFLFVPLTISLAALTAGLQTAWVRTENEKYLRATKFWGKLFLINIAMGVVTGIVQEFQFGMNWSDYSRFVGDVFGAPLAFEALIAFFFESTFIGLWIFGWDKLPKKIHLACIWMVSIGTVLSAFFILAANSWMQHPVGYRINEERGRAELTDFWKVLTQDTALTQFFHTITAAFLVGGAFMVGIAAFHLARKKHIPVMRTSLRVGLVTVAIAGMLTAVSGDQLGKVMFKQQPMKMAAAEALWEGEDGAPFSLFAVGDVSEGHNTVEVSIPGVLSFLADNTFTSHVPGINDINEELQKVYGPGDYRPNIPVAFWSFRWMIGFGMASFGLGLLGLWLTRRKFLLPPGLRTGEDEVPNLVLFRNKALSPKFARLYWLTALWTMLFPLIANGWGWIFTEMGRQPWVVFGVFQTRDAVSPGVSQGEVLTSMIGFTLLYAVLAVIEVKLLVKYIKAGPPELTEADLNPPTRIGGHDQDADRPMAFSY comes from the coding sequence GTGGATCTGGCTCTGGCCCCGGAGACTCTGGCGCGATGGCAGTTCGGCATCACCACCGTCTACCACTTCCTGTTCGTTCCCCTGACGATCTCCCTGGCCGCGCTCACCGCGGGCCTGCAGACCGCCTGGGTGCGTACGGAGAACGAGAAGTACCTCAGGGCCACCAAGTTCTGGGGCAAGCTGTTCCTGATCAACATCGCCATGGGTGTGGTGACCGGCATCGTCCAGGAGTTCCAGTTCGGTATGAACTGGTCCGACTACTCCCGGTTCGTCGGTGACGTCTTCGGGGCGCCGCTCGCCTTCGAGGCGCTCATCGCCTTCTTCTTCGAGTCCACCTTCATCGGGCTCTGGATCTTCGGCTGGGACAAGCTGCCCAAGAAGATCCACCTCGCCTGCATATGGATGGTCTCGATCGGGACGGTCCTCTCCGCCTTCTTCATCCTGGCGGCCAACTCCTGGATGCAGCACCCGGTCGGCTACCGGATCAACGAGGAACGCGGCCGGGCCGAGCTCACCGACTTCTGGAAGGTGCTCACCCAGGACACCGCGCTCACCCAGTTCTTCCACACCATCACGGCGGCCTTCCTGGTCGGCGGCGCCTTCATGGTCGGTATCGCCGCCTTCCACCTGGCGCGTAAGAAGCACATCCCCGTCATGCGCACCTCGCTGCGCGTCGGCCTGGTGACCGTGGCGATCGCCGGGATGCTGACCGCGGTCAGCGGCGACCAGCTCGGCAAGGTGATGTTCAAGCAGCAGCCGATGAAGATGGCCGCGGCGGAGGCCCTGTGGGAGGGCGAGGACGGAGCGCCCTTCTCGCTCTTCGCGGTCGGTGACGTCTCCGAGGGCCACAACACCGTCGAGGTGTCGATCCCCGGCGTCCTCTCCTTCCTCGCCGACAACACCTTCACCTCGCACGTCCCCGGCATCAACGACATCAACGAGGAACTGCAGAAGGTCTACGGTCCGGGCGACTACCGGCCCAACATCCCGGTCGCCTTCTGGAGCTTCCGCTGGATGATCGGCTTCGGCATGGCGTCCTTCGGGCTGGGCCTGCTGGGGCTGTGGCTGACCCGGAGGAAGTTCCTGCTCCCACCGGGGCTGCGCACCGGTGAGGACGAGGTGCCGAACCTGGTGCTCTTCCGGAACAAGGCGCTGAGCCCGAAGTTCGCGAGGCTCTACTGGCTCACCGCCCTGTGGACCATGCTCTTCCCCCTGATCGCCAACGGCTGGGGATGGATCTTCACGGAGATGGGCCGCCAGCCCTGGGTGGTGTTCGGGGTGTTCCAGACCCGTGACGCGGTCTCCCCCGGTGTCTCGCAGGGAGAGGTCCTCACCTCGATGATCGGCTTCACCCTGCTCTACGCGGTGCTCGCCGTGATCGAGGTCAAGCTCCTGGTCAAGTACATCAAGGCCGGGCCGCCGGAGCTCACCGAGGCCGACCTGAACCCGCCCACCAGGATCGGCGGCCACGACCAGGACGCCGACCGGCCGATGGCCTTCTCCTACTGA